A DNA window from Rossellomorea marisflavi contains the following coding sequences:
- a CDS encoding pyroglutamyl-peptidase I — protein sequence MNVLLTGFEAFLGMESNPTEIIVRELDGSVVAGNTIIGKVLPVDFTQSAGILLEAIHEHEPDVVLSLGLAAGRNRITPERIAINCMDGEPDNAGNRYDGQKIIEDAPDAYFSTLPIKEFEMELRRQSLPAGISNTAGTYLCNQIMYAARHHIETHQLKIRSGFVHIPAHHGLALDNKKLPSWSVGDLVESVRVMVGIL from the coding sequence ATGAACGTCTTACTCACTGGATTCGAAGCCTTCCTCGGCATGGAATCCAACCCGACTGAAATCATCGTCCGTGAGCTCGACGGATCGGTCGTGGCCGGGAATACCATCATCGGCAAAGTACTTCCCGTCGACTTCACCCAGTCGGCGGGCATCCTCCTCGAAGCCATCCATGAGCATGAACCTGACGTCGTCCTGTCCCTTGGACTTGCTGCAGGAAGGAACCGCATCACCCCAGAGAGGATTGCCATCAATTGCATGGACGGGGAACCCGACAACGCAGGAAACCGCTATGATGGGCAAAAAATCATCGAAGATGCTCCCGATGCGTATTTCTCGACCCTGCCCATCAAGGAATTTGAAATGGAGCTCCGCAGGCAATCACTGCCCGCCGGCATCTCCAATACGGCCGGGACCTATCTGTGCAACCAGATCATGTACGCCGCCAGGCATCATATCGAAACACATCAGCTGAAGATCCGCTCAGGATTCGTCCATATTCCGGCGCATCACGGACTTGCTTTGGATAATAAAAAGCTTCCATCTTGGTCTGTAGGGGATTTAGTAGAGAGTGTGCGGGTGATGGTCGGTATTTTGTAA
- a CDS encoding FAD-dependent oxidoreductase: protein MKLESWFFEGLTGEIVTPKTPEYEESRQEWNRAINKFPLVIVYCGDKQDVANAVRWARKRCVPIRIRSGGHHYEGYSTGNCLLVIDISRLNRLELDREKNLLRMEAGAKNTAVYDFVGSNGYAFPGGTCPTVGVSGFTLGGGWGYSSRLLGLGCDSLLELELVNDQGKLIKANKDTNADLFWACRGAGSGNFGVVVGMTFQLPEPNNPTVTLVQFFYDGTTRDKQANVMDIWQKWLPDLDPRMTVVASFYNAEGEGLGIFARGFFYGTPAEASALLQPFSAVEGYCEELEESSFLEAVKKVEATYPPSEKFKSTGRFVQRTYSGKELSKIAGLVQHPAEGSVYAAVSFYAMGGAIESVGKRETAFFFRDARYILGIQSVWTDDCAAKVNREWVQERFQSIKLITKGSFVNFPISNLPNYEREYFGGNAPALNRINRKYDPFNVFTFPQGLK, encoded by the coding sequence ATGAAGTTAGAATCGTGGTTTTTTGAAGGACTGACGGGTGAGATCGTGACCCCGAAAACGCCGGAATATGAAGAATCCCGCCAGGAGTGGAACCGGGCAATCAATAAATTTCCCCTTGTCATCGTCTACTGCGGGGACAAGCAGGATGTAGCGAACGCGGTGCGCTGGGCAAGGAAGCGGTGTGTGCCGATCCGTATCCGGTCGGGCGGGCATCACTATGAGGGATATTCCACTGGGAACTGCCTCCTCGTCATCGATATCAGCCGTCTGAACAGGCTCGAGCTTGATCGTGAGAAGAATCTCCTCAGGATGGAGGCCGGTGCAAAAAACACAGCGGTGTATGATTTTGTCGGGTCCAACGGTTATGCGTTTCCCGGTGGGACATGCCCGACGGTGGGGGTGTCGGGATTCACCCTCGGGGGAGGCTGGGGATACTCGAGCAGGCTTCTCGGACTGGGTTGCGATAGCTTACTTGAATTGGAACTGGTTAACGATCAGGGGAAGCTGATCAAGGCGAATAAGGACACGAATGCCGACCTGTTCTGGGCTTGCCGTGGGGCAGGGAGCGGGAACTTCGGTGTCGTGGTGGGCATGACGTTTCAGCTGCCGGAACCGAACAATCCAACCGTTACATTGGTTCAGTTTTTCTATGACGGCACCACGAGGGACAAACAGGCAAACGTCATGGATATCTGGCAGAAGTGGCTGCCAGACCTCGATCCCCGCATGACTGTCGTAGCAAGCTTCTACAATGCCGAAGGGGAAGGACTCGGCATATTTGCGCGGGGATTCTTTTACGGGACACCGGCAGAAGCCAGTGCACTCCTCCAGCCGTTCAGCGCGGTGGAAGGATACTGTGAAGAGCTGGAAGAATCCTCTTTCCTGGAAGCGGTGAAGAAGGTGGAGGCGACCTATCCTCCATCAGAGAAATTCAAATCCACGGGTCGATTCGTACAGAGGACCTACTCAGGGAAGGAACTCTCAAAAATCGCTGGCCTTGTCCAGCATCCCGCAGAGGGGTCCGTCTACGCCGCCGTTTCGTTCTATGCCATGGGCGGTGCCATTGAAAGCGTAGGAAAACGCGAGACCGCTTTCTTCTTCCGTGACGCCCGCTATATCCTCGGCATACAATCCGTCTGGACGGACGACTGTGCTGCCAAGGTCAACCGCGAATGGGTCCAGGAACGTTTCCAATCCATCAAACTCATTACGAAGGGATCGTTTGTTAATTTTCCCATTAGCAATCTACCGAACTATGAGAGGGAGTATTTTGGAGGGAACGCCCCGGCGCTCAACCGGATCAATCGAAAATATGACCCGTTCAATGTGTTTACGTTTCCGCAGGGGTTGAAGTGA
- a CDS encoding ClbS/DfsB family four-helix bundle protein has translation MTDAEGKERLILKSEEAFQTLMNLITSIPPRKRKESIITDERDKNFRDVLMHLYEWHSMLERWYREGMDGDEPSMPAPGYQWRDIGALNQKIWDDYQEVPLNKAIKKVTKSHTRVMDLINRHSTEEIMTKKYVKWTKTSHLYSYFAANTYKHYEWALRKCAEIKGGLMSDTMR, from the coding sequence ATGACCGATGCAGAAGGAAAAGAACGCCTCATTCTAAAGAGCGAAGAAGCATTTCAGACCCTCATGAACCTCATCACCTCCATTCCACCTAGGAAGAGGAAAGAATCCATCATCACCGATGAAAGAGACAAGAACTTCCGCGATGTCCTCATGCATCTGTACGAATGGCACAGCATGCTTGAGCGCTGGTACCGCGAAGGGATGGACGGGGACGAGCCTTCCATGCCCGCACCCGGATACCAGTGGCGGGATATCGGTGCCCTGAATCAGAAGATCTGGGATGACTATCAGGAGGTTCCCTTGAATAAGGCCATTAAAAAGGTCACGAAAAGCCACACGCGGGTGATGGACCTCATCAACAGGCACTCAACGGAGGAAATCATGACGAAGAAATACGTTAAGTGGACGAAAACGAGTCATCTCTATAGTTATTTTGCAGCGAATACATATAAGCATTATGAGTGGGCGCTCAGGAAGTGTGCAGAAATAAAAGGTGGGTTAATGTCCGATACAATGAGGTGA